A window of Kribbella sp. NBC_00382 genomic DNA:
GAGCAGCGCGTCACGCAGCGCGCTGACGAAGATGCCGGTACCGCCGATCTGCTCGACCGGCGCCCGGTTGGTGTCGCCGGTGGTGGTGATGAGGACGATCTCGACCTCGTGGCCGAGGGCCCGCAGCTTGTCGGCGATGTGGTTCGCCTGGACTGTCGCGAGCGCCGACCTGCGCGTTCCGAGCCTGATCATGCGGGATCACCTCCGGTTGCCTGCGAAGTCTTGGGAGCGGTGACCGCGTCCACGGTGGCCGGGTCCAGCGCGAACAGTTCGCGCAGCGCGTCGGCGTAGGTCGGGCCGCCCGGATCGGCGGCCAGTTCCTTCACCCGTACGGTCGGCGTGTGCAGCACCTTGTCGACCACCCGCCGGATGGTCCGGGCCACCTCGCTGCGCTGGATCTCGTCCAGCCCGGGCAGCCTGCGGTCCAGCCTGGCCAGCTCGGCGTCGACCAGCTCGCTGGCCATCGTCCGCAAGGCGACCACGGTCGGCAGTACCGACGCGGCGCGCCGGGTGGCCTCGAAGGCACCCGTCTCCTCGTGGACGATCCGGCGTACCTCGTCGATGTCGTCCGCGCTGCCACCCGCGGTACCGGCCAGATCGGCCAGCGTCACCAGGGTGACGCCGTCGATCCGCGCGGCGGCGGGATCGACATCCCGGGGCAGCGCGATGTCCAGTACGCCGAACGGCCGCCCGTCAGCGGCGTCGCGAACCATCTCCTCGGTCAGCACCACACCCCGGGCGCCGGTACACGAGACGATCAGGTCGGCCTCGCGCATCGCACCGGGGACGTCGGCGAGCTTGATCGCAGTACCGCCGATCCGGTCGGCCAGCGCGACGGCGCGGTCGTAGTTGCGGTTGGCGATCGTCACGCTCTTCGCACCGCCGTTGAGCAGTGTCTGGGCTGCCAGCGAAGCCATCGAACCGGCTCCGACGACCAGCGCGCGGCGGCCTTCGTAGCCACCCACGGCCTCGAGTCCGGCGGAGACCACCGACCGGCCGGCCGCGTCGATGCCGGTCTCGGTGCGGGCCCGCTTGCCGACCCGCAAAGCCTGCTGGAACAGGGGGTTCAGGGCCGAACCGATCGTCTCCAGGTCCTGGCCGATCCGCAGCGTGTCCTTCAGCTGGCCGAGGATCTGGCTCTCGCCGACGATCATCGAGTCCAGCCCAACGCCGACCTGGAACAGGTGCGCGACGGCGCCTTCCTCGAAGTGCACGTAGAGGTGCTCGGCCAGGTCGAGCAGCGGTACGCCGGTGACGTCGGAGAGGATCGCGGTGACCTCGTCCATCCCGGCGTGGAAGCGGTCGACGTTCGCGTAGACCTCGGTGCGGTTGCAGGTGGCCAGCACGGCCGACTCGGTCACCGCCGGGGTGTGCTGGACCGCGAGCGCGAGCTTGGTCGCCGCGTCCGGATCCAGGGCCACCCGCTCGAGTACAGAGATGTCAGCGGACCGGTGCGAGATGCCGACGACCAGGTAGCTCATGCGCGTCCTCGCTTCGCTCCGGACGCGCATGAGCTACCTGATGACAGGCTGTGCTCAATGGCGAACTCGCTGCGCTCGTCCGGCGTCACGCGCCGACACCTCCACCCACGCTGGGCAGATCAGTGACCACGCCGTTCATCGCTGGCAGTTCGGGCACCTCGGGGAGCGCCGC
This region includes:
- a CDS encoding glutamyl-tRNA reductase encodes the protein MSYLVVGISHRSADISVLERVALDPDAATKLALAVQHTPAVTESAVLATCNRTEVYANVDRFHAGMDEVTAILSDVTGVPLLDLAEHLYVHFEEGAVAHLFQVGVGLDSMIVGESQILGQLKDTLRIGQDLETIGSALNPLFQQALRVGKRARTETGIDAAGRSVVSAGLEAVGGYEGRRALVVGAGSMASLAAQTLLNGGAKSVTIANRNYDRAVALADRIGGTAIKLADVPGAMREADLIVSCTGARGVVLTEEMVRDAADGRPFGVLDIALPRDVDPAAARIDGVTLVTLADLAGTAGGSADDIDEVRRIVHEETGAFEATRRAASVLPTVVALRTMASELVDAELARLDRRLPGLDEIQRSEVARTIRRVVDKVLHTPTVRVKELAADPGGPTYADALRELFALDPATVDAVTAPKTSQATGGDPA